Below is a genomic region from Panthera tigris isolate Pti1 chromosome E1, P.tigris_Pti1_mat1.1, whole genome shotgun sequence.
AAGGGACAGGTGTACTCTCCTCagcttctctgcccttcctgctttCTTGGCCAGGACCAAATTCTTTCCTCTGAGAGAGGCCTAAACAGGAAGTGGTGGTTCTATCCCTCCCGGGCCGGTGACAGGGCATGCGGATGCCAGCCCCCTGCCTATGCGAGAGCTCCTGCCCCTCAGCACTCAGGGCCCTCTCTGTGCCACCTCACCTCCCTCCGCTGCCTTGCACTCAGCCACACCGCAGCCAGGCTGACCTTTCCAAGGCTGCCTATCCCGGTCCCACATCCTCCAGCTTCCATCCCATTGCTGCTGCTGGGCCACCAGCCTGGAATGCAGAAATCCAACCTCTTCTCCCCTCATCTGTATGAGTCTAGGCCTTATCAGGCCTGTGAGTCCCCGATggaggctctctccctctctgggcttccctgGAAGACTTCTCCACTTAGAGGACACGTCTCCCCACCTTACTACTTCGAGGGCTCTCTACCTGAGCCCTCCTCGGCTCTGCCTGCATTCTGCCTCCCGGGACAGCTGGACCAGCGCTTCCCACCAGGCTTAGCTTCTTGAGGCAGGTGCCTCAGTTCCCACAAGTGCTAACTCCTGCCTCTACCCACAGCAAATGCTCAACAGACATTTATCATGGACACAGCCCAAGAGAGGGGCTAAGTGCTCTGACAGCCCTGGAGTCAGTCCTGTCTCCACCAGTCACCAACTTGTGAGCTGGTGACTTTGACAAggttttccctctctgagccttactcAGAGCTCACGGTGGTATTATGAGGATTGAAcgagaaaaatatatgtaaagtacttaggACAATGCCTGTTACGCAATTCATATAacttattattaatatttgttaaatagaaaAGATTACGAAGGATCAACATTTCCCAGAGGCTTAAcagcctccccgcccctgccctccttCTGATCCCCAGCTCCTAAGTCTGAGGCTTGGCCTGGACTTCTTAGCACCCCCACACTACCAGTTTTCCTAAGGTCCTCAGAGACCTCAGGGTGGCCAGATCCAGGGTGTCCTTCAGTTCTCTTGATTGTCCAGCAGAATTCAAGAGGACGGcctaccctctcctccctgtTCTTGTCCCAGGGCTTCCCAACCACACGGTATCCTAGTTTTCCACCTACCCCTCCAGCCACTCCTGACTCTTGTCGCTGGCCCATCCTTCTTGATCTAATCATTATGTTTGGGGCTCCTCAGGGCTCCATCCTAGATCCCTTCTCTTCTTGCTAAGCTCCCCTTGGTGACCTCATGCACACTCATGGCTTCTATCACTCTCTCATAAGTGGGAACACTGGGTTATTCCTGATTCCTCTTTCCTCATCTAACCTACGACTGAGGCTTGTCAACACAGCTAAGATAGTAAGAGTGCagactctgggggcacctggctggctcagtcagtagagcatgtgacccttgatctcagggatatgagtgagtccaagccccacgctgggcatggtgtctacttaaaaaaaaaaaaaaaagtgcagactCTGGAACCAGATGCCTGGGTTCAAACTCTGGCTCCtagggcaggttacttaaccttttCAGCCCTTGGTTTCCATCTGTAAACTTGGGATAATAATACTACCTATCTCATAAGCTATTTATGCGATTAACGaggttaatatttataaaatgcttagaatggTGCCTGACATACAGTAAGAGCTATGCATGGgtttgtcaaataaataaaataaattaaaaattttaaagtcaactcAAAACATAGCTCAAACATAGTTCTCTTCAATAACCCCGCACCAGTCTAGCTACTGTGCCCTATGCTAAAACTAACTAGCTGCCTGCATCCACTCTTACCCCTCTAATCTGTTTGCTACACAGTAGCCAGAATGAGTTTTCCAAGCAAATCTATTCATGAAACCTCTTCTCTCCGACCCTCATTGCTTCCTGATGCTTTGAAAGTCCAGATCTAAAGTGTTAACGTGCCCCCCAGGCTCTCCACGGGCTAGCCCCATTCACTGCCTACCTGCTTACGTGTGGTACCTACTCCCTGGCTTCCTGTATGGCCGACCCCCTAGCCTTTCAGGTTCTCACTCTCTTCTGCCTGTCCACATTCTATGTCTTCTATGTAGATGACTCCTCCTACTCTCCCTGAATTCACCTAGCtaacattcattcatcattccAATCTTACCTCAGAGGCcccttcctcagggaagccttccctgattgcCCTGTACTGGTCTAGTACCCCATCACACACCCCTACAACACATCTCCACTGCACTTTCCCCAGAACTGTACTTTTACGTTCAATTGTGTGCTTGTGTGGTTACTACCGGAGGaacctgattttttgtttttgtttttgtctttgttttgttttgttttgttcaagtAAGCTCCACCTCCAATgtagaacttgaactcacgaccctgatatcaagagttgcatgttctatagggtgcctggtagctcagtcggttaagcatctgactcttgatttcagctcaggtcttgatctcagggttgtgagttcaagcccctcactggatTCCATGCTGGGTGtcaagcctattaaaaaaaaaaaagaggggcacctgggtggctcagttggttaagcatctgactcttggtttcggctcaggtcatgatctcatggttcatgagttcaagccccacaccggggtctgtgctgacagtacggagcctgcctgggattctgtctctccctctctctctgcccctcctctgctctgtgtgtctctcaaaataaataaacttaaataaaaaaaaaaaaaaaaagagttacacactctatgactgagccagccagatgccccctgtctgtttttatatacttttggATCTCCAGCACCCAGCAAAGTGCCGGGCACATAGTACGCTCAATACATGAATTAATGGCTCCTTTGGTGGCAGGAAGGTGAATGAGCAGACTGTTTCCCTAAGGCTTACAGTGGGGTCTCTGATTGCAACCTCTTactctcaccaccccccccaaggTTGTCACAGTTCATATGTGTACCCTAGTCCATGTTTCTCACACAATTCCAGGCTTCTCTGACCAGTCACCTGTAAAGCTCAGAGCCCTCTCTGGATACTCACATGGAACATATTTCGACTTCTCAGGGATGGTCTAAGACCAGGCTGGGCTCTACATAGAGTACTGTGGCTGCTGTACCTCCAGACCTGGACTAGGATTGAGATTGCTTTGAGTCttcagggcggggggtgggggggtgggggggtccctgGAAAGACCTGTGGTCCCAGCATGCTCCCTAGCACCCATCTCCCTTCTATGCTTGTAAATTGCCCTATGGAGTCTCTTagtggcctcctccctcccttccaaatATCCTGGCCTAGGACTCTGCTAGAAAGGTAAAGTCTGACTCAGCACCTTCCCTGTGTTCTCCCTAGGCCTGACCACCCCACAGCTGCAATTTTAGACCTGGAAATCAGAGGGGAAGGTAGGTGAAGGGAAGCTCCTGTTGGATGAGAATGGGGATCTAAGAGTTCCTCCTTCCTAGATGATGGCGTACAGCAGGAATACTGCCAAGTTACCTACCCAGGCGAAGGCCACGCAGGTGGGATACATGGGGGAGGAGGCTGGCACGGAGGTATGGTAGCGGCAGAGCATCACCAGGCTGGCCAAGCCGTTGAGGAAAGACGCCATGGCAGAAGCTGGCTCTTGGAAGAACAGGAACCGGGAGAAGGGCCACTGAAAAGGGAGCACATGGAGGGGGCCTGAGCAGCAAGCAACCCCCAGCTAGCCCAACATGCTTTTCCTTGACATGCCACATCAACAGGTCCTCAGTTGGATCCTTAGCTCTCGTCCTCGGCCAAAGCCTCACGTATAGTCCCTCTTTGGGTCAATGAGCTCTCCTCCAGTCCTTAGCTGAAGGCCATCCCTCTATCTCGGCCAGCACTCACAGCACTATAAGCCTGGTTTCTGGGAAGAACAGATGGGCCAGTGTAGACGGCTCAGTATGGTCTGGTAGAAACAGCCTAGACTTGCCATCAGGAAGACAGAGATCCTAATATACTCCTTCTCTACCACTGACCACaggcctctgagcctcagcttacTCTGACAAATTGGGGAAAATAATTCTTGCCAACCTCAATAGTCCAGAACAAAATCATAGTGGATGAAAAAGCACCAGCAAACCATGACTCACTGGGCAATCTGAGGGGGTATTACTATTTTAATCTGAACTTCTactggaaaagcaaaagacagcATGCTGTGGAGGGTCAGAAAATTTGTCCTCATAGCAAGGACATTCAACCACCCTAAGAACTCCAGCATGGCTGAGACCACAAAGCTTCCCAGATCTTGTTATTCCAAATCTAGAGCCAGAATACATTGGTTCCATCTGATTATATGAAAACCAGCAGATTTTGAGAACAGGTACCTGCCCCAAACACACGCCCATCACCCCGCAGCTCAGACTGCTTGGATGGTGTGGTCTAACTGGGGGGTGTCTTACCCCTACCACACTGCCACCATACACTTATCCTGACCCTCCAACTCACCTTGCCATGGAACTGAGGCACTCTGTGACCTTCCTTGAGGTAGAGGCTAACAGTGACCCACATACACTCATACTTACAGTCGTCCTGACAGGTCCAGCCTGAAACAGAGAAATGTGACCTGGTGAACTCCTTATcatgggaggcacagagagggcagATGGGACTCAAGCTCAAATGCAGGCTAAGAGGGCCTGCAGGGTGGAGAGGACCAGAAGAAATCTCAAAATGCTGGCTTCCCGCTAGGATGTATGAGAGATGGTAGAACATATACATAAGGGAAaagtatgtgtttgtgtgcatgtgttttaggGGATGGGGATGTGCAATGAACAAACAgagatgtttttctcttctcctttcaccAAGATGGGAACTTCGGCATCTGGTGGACTCATTAGTGGATAGGTGGGTTTATGTTTGCTCTTCCTGAATTTAGGCTTTGCTCTCACTTGCCAGGTAAGAACTCTTGCCATCTTACCCCCGTCCTATGAAAATGAAGCCCAAATTCTTCACTCTGACTTTTGAGTCCCCAAAttccttttccagctttattttctaTACTCCTTTTCAGGCACCCCGCACCCTGCTCCCTGAGTAAACCAAGCTACTGGATATGCCCTCATCTGCCCAGGGCCTCTACTCTCTCCGTTAGCTCTGGAACGCAAAGGGATAGTAAAGAGAACAAACTTGTAGTCGGACAGGCTACAACTGGAAATTCCACTttaccacttactggctgtgtgactttgggcagggcACTTAACCTCTCCGAATTTCCCCATTGTAAAACTGGGTTAAGAGAAACTACCTTATAGGGCTGTGAAAATTAACTGACCTATTGTGACACCTGTCACACGACAGGTGACCACTATGGCCACAGGTCCAAATTTAATGTATCCATCTTGAAGCCCTTCCATCACAGAACGTTCCAAGATGATCACGGTCCCTACCCTCTCAAAGCAAGAAACGATTCCTTCCTGCCATATGCTCCTACTGCTTGCCCTAGGGTCCTCTAGTGCTCAAATCATCCTTTACCTTGCACTGGAGAAGGCTAATGTCCCTGTGCAGACTGTGACCCCGAACGGCAGGATGCTGGTCTGATTTCAGTGTCATTCTAGGGCCTGTACCCAGGAGTATTAAATAACTTCCCatttgactgaataaataaagtgaaacatGAAAGCTTCTGGGAAAGTAAGACCGTCTGATGATGCTCTAACCACCCTGGGGctccattcacacacacaaaaacggACCCCGGGGGAAGAAGGTAAGACTCAAAGGTTGTTTGGGGGCGCAAGGGGCGGAGCCAAGGCGAGGGGCGGGGCTTGATGCGGGGAGGGGCTTACCTGCTAGACTCATGTAGATTGGCTGGCGGGAGCGGAAGTGCCTCAGTGCGCCCCCTGAGCAGTTCCGCTCCTCGCACCGGTGCACGCAGTCGCGGTACACCGGCTCGCGGTCGCCCTGGGAGCCGCTTGCTAGTGCGGCTGCCCCAGCCAGCAGCATCAGCCGCGCGGTCCGCCCGGCCATCCCTTCAATCTGGCCCTCCGCCGGCGGAGCAGCTTAAGAGCCTTCACTTCCGGAGCAACAGGAAGTGCCTTGTGTTCCTTATTCTGCTCTCCGGTGACGTCCACCCACTTTAAATAAAAGTTCCCGGATTTCTGTGGGCGCCTGCCCCGCCCCTCGTCTTACTGTCATCTGCATATATCGAGGCGGCAGGGTTAAGGGAAGGGGGTCGCCAGGTGGCTTAAGGAGCAAAAtaaattgttgggtttttttttttcttttttctatcaatATACGTCTTGTTTCTTCTCCATGGTCTCTTTATTTGAAGTACGGTTATTATTCTTTCACCAGCCCCCCCGTCGGGTTTCGCTTCCTAGTGCACCTGGAACTGCCCATGTCTTTCCCCATCTCCCCTGGCACCACCCTGGTTAAAGACATCACCATCATCTGTCGCCGGGACTGCCGCAGTAGTCCCTTTCCGAGTCTCCCGGAAGGGAGACTTTTGTCTCCTCCTACCTTTGTCCTCTCCAGTCCGCGTTCCGTTTCCAAATTCAAATTTGACCCTGTCACTTTTGTTCTTAAAATTCTTCACTGGCTCCCAAGTACCTCAGGATAAAATCATGACTCCACAAACCCTGTACGATCTGGCCCCTGCGCCAGAGCCAAGGGGCCATGTTTCTCAACCCTCCTGGCCTTGCCTTATCTGTATCATTTGTAGTCTCAGGCGTGCTTATTCTTCTaggctcagttaaaaaaaaaattttttttttaacgttttatttatttttgagacagggagagacagagcatgaacaggggagggtcagagagagggagacacagaatctgaaacaggctccaggctctgagctgtcagcacagagcccaacacagggctcgaactcacagggccacgagatcatgacctgatccgaagtcggacgcttaaccgactgagccacccaggcaccccttctagGCTCAGTTTAAACACCACTTCCGAGGGCGGTAACACCTGGAGGATGATATAAAATACAGTGGTATGTTTTCCCTAGGCAGGGTGGGGACCTCTGCTGTCTTGTTTACCACTCTACTTCCAGCACTAGTACACAATTTGTATCATGTTAGGCACTAAGAAcgcatttcttctttcttccctccctcccttccttccttcctttttaaatgaaCGAACAATATAATTCAACGTTAAAAAATTGGGTGCTAAATCCATCAGTGTGATTTAGACGAGGCTGAGATCCAAGAGGTGTAACATTTCAAGGAAAATCAAGAGAAGGACTTTTGGGAATAGGATACTTGCTTTAACATCCACTCCTCCTGCCTACACCACCACAGCACACACAAATATGCCCATCTCATTGAAGCATGGAAGCCTTGTAGCCTAGATGCATAATTAGTGTGTGTAGATTAATGAcagcctttcctcctctcccactctccacCCCGGGtcaacttttcctttttatattgaTTGAGAAGTgaaatgaacatgaaataaaattgtattccattcacttattcatttagtAAACATTTCCTGAGTTCTTAGCTCTAGCACCAGGCTAGGCAAGGCACAACTCCAGGAGGCACCATTCACATTGTATTTACTGTGAATGGCGCTCAGGGGTGCACCATTCACATTGTATTTTCTGTGATTAGTGCCTCTTCAAGTTAAGTACAACATGAATAGTGCCCCCTGGAGTTGAGCACCCAGTTGATAGGGATTGGGAagctgaaaagaacaaaacaactaCTCAGCCCTCCAGGAGCTGACAGGGAAACAATCTAGTACTAATACCACTTTGCGTCTGATAGACCAGTCCTTTCCTACTACgttatttcattttgtccttaATATGATTCTGGGATGAATCTTTTAATGAGCACGTccatttaaagatgaggaaattttaagttgcatggctggctcagttggtggcgcatgcgactctttttttttttttttaagattttattttatttttttaagtcttaattttttttagggtttatttttgagagagagagagagagagagagagagagagagagagagagcaggggaggggcagagagaggtagacatagaatccctagcaggctctgcacaatcagcacggagcctgacaagggactcaaactcaacaaaaccgtgagatcataacctgagctgaaaccaagtcggatgcttaactgactgagccacccaggtgcccctaagattttatttttaagtaatctctacacccaacgttg
It encodes:
- the PGAP3 gene encoding post-GPI attachment to proteins factor 3 isoform X3, whose amino-acid sequence is MAGRTARLMLLAGAAALASGSQGDREPVYRDCVHRCEERNCSGGALRHFRSRQPIYMSLAGWTCQDDCKYECMWVTVSLYLKEGHRVPQFHGKWPFSRFLFFQEPASAMASFLNGLASLVMLCRYHTSVPASSPMYPTCVAFAWVSLNAWFWSTVFHTKDTDLTEKMDYFCASTVILHSVYLCCVRKCCPGHGPPST